The genomic DNA GGTTCATATGATCTTTGTCTGATATGTaacattgttttgttttctcttttgcCAAACAACAATGAACGAGAGCACTTGTTACACTATCCCCATTTAGGTTACATTTGATGTTTTGATGTCCTTGCCAACGTTAAAATGAATGATGTATATGTCACGGCATTGAATTtgtaatttatatgttttttttaaaaaaatcagatatcCTCCACACTTAATTGTGGAGACCAATCCCTAGAACATTGTTAAACTTAAATGGATGGTAAACTCTCTCTAAAAATTTTAATGTTGCTGCATGCCTAAAACTGGATTCAAACCATGACCATGGTTGGTTTTAGTTCCCGTAACAAAAGTAttgaaatacaataataattaatgaaaaaaCTATATACCTTGTCTTTGATGTCATTatctaattaaaaaatagaaatgaaattttaaaaaatatatatttaatggaAAGATACACTTGAGTATTTTCCAAAATTGAATTAAGGTCATGACTTTAGGTGattcacaaataaaattaagcaATTAATTGATTATTGCGTGTGATAGTGTTCATATGACTATTTATTATAAGGCAAGTAAAACatattgtaattttataaaGGCTAGATTAATAGGTAGGTCTACATGTCATTGTAATTTCACAAACTATTTTGATTATCCCCTAaatattataactttttaaCTTATACAAAATCTCAATTGTTGTTGGATTAATCTAAAACAGCATGGCCATCAATTAAACAACCATAATAGTCTCATCTCAAATAATCCAATAACTTTGGCAAAAAAGGATATTATCATATCCTAACAGCAACGTAGAAATTAGTACATTGCAGAATTCTCTGTCATAAATAGGCATGTAAAGAACTTGTGATGACCAAatattgcaacaaaaaaaaaaagacctaaaGTATATGTGTGCATGTCAATCTTTCCTAGACTGCTGGGGTCAAAATTGgaaaatgacatccaaaaaaATAGTTGATACAAAATCCGAATAACATGATAATTGCTAACCATCAAGGTAAAAAGAATGAGAAGCAGCAAGAAGTGCAGCACCAGTTCCTGAACCATCGTTTGAGTGTTCAACGATAACACTATCCGATACACCTTCACCAAGCAACTCTTTTAGGGTATTTTCTAAGCACTTTCTGTATTCAGTGTAATGCTCATACAATCCACCATCCATGGCTATCACATTCTTCTGACCCTCGCCATTGGTGATGGTATCTTTTCCCAACTTCTTCAGAATTCCCACGATACCAGCTGCAGAAAGACGAGCACCACGGGTAGCAACAATATTGCACAATGCAACAACCACCTTTCTCACTTCCAGGGAAGTATCAGATAtctaatacaataaaaaaaatggagttAGGCCAATGAAAGTTTACCATATCGACCTTTAAAATTCTACGTCATTATAGAGACACTAAAAAAAGTCTTTTTGGAAAACATTTATCGGAACAAAAAAGAGAATTTCATGTACCTCTAAAATCTCCTTCAGTTTGGTTTTGACCACGTTGAGATCAGCGGACGAGTCATGATGCATGGCAGACATGTCAGGTGTCCTGCACATCAAATTCTTATGGTTAAGATACAAGAACTTCGATGATAATACTGGTAAAGGGGTAACTATAAGAAGCACATTAACCAAGGAATTCAAGAATTTTATTGAACCATGACTTGTGTAAGCAATATTCACATGGACAAACTGATGAATGCTCAAAGTTTTCACTATCTTCTGTTTGGAGAGAAACATTACAGATTAAGCAAATTTAGGCAGAAAGAAATTAGGAGTGTAAAAATTTTAAATCTAAAATCAAGTCGTTTCTATGTAATATTATATGAACAAATTCTTTGTCGAATTATATCAAACCCTTAAATTCATTTGATTTATCATTGTTAAGTGGAGAGAATATATACAATTGCTCTAGATGATTCCGAAGAAGGTACCGGAAAAAGATGTCCTGGGCACTAAAAAGAGGCCACAACTATCCTGCCTCGCTGAAGGCCTAAGGTCGGaaaattcactttaaaagtCAAAGTGGTATGTTCCAACCAGAGACCAAAACAGGATATAAAGCATAAAGCCATAAAAATTCTCCATAACCTCCCAACTAGATTAACAGAAACCATCTCAAGTTATGAGGAGAAACTGAAGCATCAGTGTCACAACCAACAATCACGAATGTTACTATGCATGCAAGTGGCATAAATTTGTACCTTAATATGAATGGAACTTTCAGTTTTGAAGGAACGGTTTCACCAAAAAACCAAGCTTCTTCGGCCATTTTGTATAGTACTCTACGAACAATTTCACCCAAATACATTCCAGAAATTATCTTCTCAAAAGTCTACATGCATGGttgaaaatttaagaaaaaaaattaatagccTCATTAATTAAGGCAAATAAGATCAAAATTGGAGGTCAGGTAACGCAATTGTACCTGTTCACCAGGGTTTAAACTCTCAGCATCTAAGGAATAGTCATACTCAGTTAATGGAAGGTGCGATGACCGGAAGTTTCCCCACTCCATGTTGATAACCTACATCAGTCTCATATGTTGAAGCTTCAATATTTATTATactttttatatcaaataatcTTTAACTGTTTTCAAAACTGCAAACTCACCATTTCTCCAGACTTGGGCAAATCACCGTGCCATTTTGGTATTGCTTGAGCACTCTCCACGTACGCTGCATTTGTTCCAGTACCTAAAATAACAGCAGCAATGACATCTTTGTTTGTATGTCGGCCTCCAGCTAATGTCCCGACTGTATCATTGACCTATTGGATGCCGAATATATAAGTACAGAATCtaagaacaaaaataattatactccagaaaaattaattgaaaatgcTATCATTTAATGTAATGTAGAAGAGtccaaaacttcaattaccaaAGCTGTTATGTTCATATCAAGACCTTGTCTCTCAATTGCTTTTCTCAATTCAGCCACAACATCCTGACCAACCTATGTAAACAACAATAAAAGTAAGTATAAAATGTAAAGGTGAAAGAATGACAGGAAAGGAAAAGCATCAAAGCAATTAGGATTCAGGATTTACCGCATCATCGATCTTGAAACCTTTTGTCCAGTTGATAAGGTCCCCAGAAGAAATGGATGTTTGCTTGACAGGAAAGGAAAAGGTAAAACCTAGCTCCCTCTTTCTACCAGGAGGAACCTTGAAATCTTCACTTTCTTCATTAACAAACTTTGAAAGTTCTGCTGCAATATAGTCAAAGAGTTCCTGAATCACATTTGTATAGATTGGTCATGTTTCTCATACAAATGGATTAAAGCAAATAACTTTTTGgaaaaaagagtaaatagtAATTGTTAGGcataaaaacaaattcaaattgatagaagaAAAAGGACTTACATGTGATGTCCCGACCATCAAATTTGGAGGAATCGACACCTCGGTAAATTCTTGACCGACAACACCATCCTTGCCACCGAGTTGCACACGTAATACACGAAAGTTAGTTCCTCCAAGGTCCAATGCATAAAATAGTCCTTCCTCGTTCCTAAATAGAGAGGCAtgtgaagaaaaacaaaatattttaatattttttcagtctaaaaaaattcaaaacgtTTGGAAACACATGTATCAAAAAAAGTACGCTCATTGCAGGAAATTTTAACAGTTATGAAATGTAACTGATgggaaattatttcaaaatatgcCATTAGAAAAACAATTACATCTTCATCATCACAATTGTCAACTGCAAACTTCGTAGCACTCTTGAATTGTGTTGCAGTAAAAAGTGAAACAGCactcaaatattatatataaaaagaggATTTAATATGCTTCTAAGCTTCCTAGCAACAAATTTTCACACTACTGACATGAGTGACAAATGAACAATGCAAGTAATAACTTCCCTCTAGTACAAAATCAGTTTATTAAAATTGCAATTGAACAATAAATGAGCACAAATAGCTTGCTGATCATTCAAACCTCAATAAAAAGGATAAATTGTGCTTTCCGATAAACAGCTTAAATAAATACTTAC from Medicago truncatula cultivar Jemalong A17 chromosome 8, MtrunA17r5.0-ANR, whole genome shotgun sequence includes the following:
- the LOC11421234 gene encoding hexokinase-1 gives rise to the protein MGKVVACATVIGATAACAVATVLIHRYVKKSKRWGKAIAILKEFEEKCATPTLKLKQVADAMTVEMHAGLASDGGSKLKMLISFVDNLPTGNEEGLFYALDLGGTNFRVLRVQLGGKDGVVGQEFTEVSIPPNLMVGTSHELFDYIAAELSKFVNEESEDFKVPPGRKRELGFTFSFPVKQTSISSGDLINWTKGFKIDDAVGQDVVAELRKAIERQGLDMNITALVNDTVGTLAGGRHTNKDVIAAVILGTGTNAAYVESAQAIPKWHGDLPKSGEMVINMEWGNFRSSHLPLTEYDYSLDAESLNPGEQTFEKIISGMYLGEIVRRVLYKMAEEAWFFGETVPSKLKVPFILRTPDMSAMHHDSSADLNVVKTKLKEILEISDTSLEVRKVVVALCNIVATRGARLSAAGIVGILKKLGKDTITNGEGQKNVIAMDGGLYEHYTEYRKCLENTLKELLGEGVSDSVIVEHSNDGSGTGAALLAASHSFYLDG